The following are from one region of the Cytobacillus firmus genome:
- a CDS encoding acyl-CoA dehydrogenase — MNLRFTEEQEMMRKMVRDFAQAEIAPFVEKMEQGEFPREILRKMGELGLMGIPIPEKYGGSEMDFTSYIIAIHELSRVSATVGVILSVHTSVGTNPILYFGTEEQKQKYIPKLASGEYLGAFCLTEPSAGSDAGSLKSRAVKDGDQYVINGSKVFITNAGEADVYIVFASTNPELGSKGISAFIVEKDTPGLVFGKDEHKMGLHGSRTLQLTFEDMRVPAENLLGNEGEGFKIAMANLDAGRIGIASQALGIAEAAFEAAAGYAKERVQFGKPIAAQQGVGFKLADMATSVEASKLLIYRAADMRQRGVKCGIEASMAKLFASRTAVDVTTEAIQVFGGYGYTEDYPVERYFRDAKITEIYEGTSEIQRIVISKQL; from the coding sequence ATGAACCTGAGATTTACAGAAGAGCAGGAAATGATGAGGAAAATGGTGCGCGATTTTGCTCAGGCAGAAATCGCCCCTTTTGTTGAAAAAATGGAGCAGGGCGAGTTCCCGAGGGAGATTCTCCGCAAAATGGGCGAGCTCGGCCTGATGGGGATTCCGATTCCTGAAAAATACGGCGGATCGGAAATGGACTTTACCTCTTACATTATCGCGATCCATGAACTGTCCCGCGTAAGTGCGACAGTTGGTGTCATTTTATCGGTCCACACATCGGTTGGAACAAACCCAATCCTTTATTTCGGTACGGAAGAGCAAAAGCAGAAATATATTCCGAAGCTTGCTTCAGGTGAGTATCTCGGTGCTTTTTGCCTCACGGAACCGAGCGCAGGCTCGGATGCCGGAAGCTTAAAGTCCCGTGCGGTAAAAGACGGAGATCAGTATGTCATTAATGGCTCAAAAGTGTTCATCACGAATGCCGGCGAAGCAGATGTATATATCGTATTTGCATCCACAAATCCGGAGCTGGGCAGCAAAGGCATCTCGGCTTTCATTGTTGAGAAGGATACGCCAGGCCTTGTATTTGGGAAAGATGAGCACAAAATGGGTCTGCACGGCTCCAGAACTCTGCAGCTGACATTTGAAGATATGCGGGTTCCGGCTGAAAATCTCCTCGGCAATGAAGGAGAGGGCTTCAAGATTGCAATGGCGAATCTCGATGCCGGAAGGATCGGGATTGCTTCACAGGCACTTGGAATCGCAGAAGCAGCTTTTGAAGCAGCCGCGGGTTATGCAAAGGAACGTGTACAGTTCGGCAAGCCGATCGCCGCTCAGCAGGGTGTCGGATTTAAGCTGGCAGACATGGCAACAAGTGTAGAAGCTTCAAAACTATTAATCTATCGCGCAGCAGACATGCGCCAGCGGGGTGTCAAGTGCGGAATTGAAGCATCCATGGCAAAGCTGTTTGCATCCAGAACGGCAGTGGACGTGACAACAGAGGCCATCCAGGTATTCGGCGGCTACGGCTACACAGAGGACTACCCGGTTGAACGCTACTTCCGCGATGCGAAAATCACCGAAATCTATGAAGGCACCAGCGAAATTCAGCGGATTGTCATCAGTAAACAGCTGTAA
- a CDS encoding acyl-CoA dehydrogenase encodes MNFQLSEEHEMIRKMVRDFARNEVAPTAAERDEEERFDREIFDKMAELGLTGIPWPEEYGGIGSDYLAYCIAVEELSRVCASTGVTLSAHTSLAGWPIFKFGNEEQKQKYLKPMAQGEKIGAYGLTEPGSGSDAGGMRTTARLEGDHYVLNGSKIFITNGGIADIYVVFALTDPSSKHKGTTAFIVEAGFEGFSVGKKEKKLGIRSSPTTEIIFEECKVPVENVLGNVGEGFKVAMMTLDGGRNGIAAQAVGIAQGALDASIEYAKERQQFGKPIAAQQGIGFKLADMATSIEASRLLTYQAAWLESEGLPYGKESAMSKLLAGDTAMKVTTDAVQIFGGYGYTKDYPVERYMRDAKITQIYEGTQEIQRLVISRMVTK; translated from the coding sequence ATGAATTTCCAATTAAGTGAAGAGCATGAAATGATCAGAAAAATGGTGCGCGATTTTGCCAGAAACGAAGTGGCGCCGACTGCTGCTGAACGTGACGAAGAAGAACGCTTCGACAGAGAGATTTTCGACAAAATGGCGGAGCTTGGATTAACAGGGATTCCGTGGCCAGAAGAGTACGGCGGAATCGGCAGTGATTACCTGGCTTACTGCATCGCAGTTGAAGAGCTTTCAAGAGTATGTGCCTCAACAGGTGTAACTCTTTCTGCCCATACGTCCCTTGCAGGCTGGCCGATCTTCAAGTTCGGAAACGAAGAGCAAAAGCAAAAATACTTAAAGCCGATGGCACAAGGTGAAAAAATCGGCGCGTATGGCCTTACTGAGCCGGGCAGCGGATCTGATGCCGGCGGAATGAGAACAACAGCACGTCTTGAAGGCGATCATTACGTCTTAAACGGCAGCAAAATTTTCATCACAAACGGCGGAATTGCCGATATCTATGTCGTGTTTGCCCTGACAGATCCATCCTCCAAGCATAAGGGAACAACAGCGTTCATCGTGGAAGCAGGCTTTGAAGGCTTCTCTGTCGGCAAGAAGGAAAAGAAACTGGGAATCCGTTCCTCACCTACAACTGAGATTATTTTCGAAGAGTGCAAGGTTCCGGTTGAGAATGTGCTTGGCAATGTAGGCGAAGGCTTCAAAGTTGCCATGATGACACTTGATGGCGGCCGCAACGGCATCGCTGCCCAGGCAGTCGGAATCGCTCAGGGTGCACTGGATGCTTCCATCGAATATGCCAAAGAACGCCAGCAATTCGGCAAGCCAATCGCTGCCCAGCAGGGAATCGGCTTTAAACTGGCAGACATGGCAACAAGCATCGAAGCTTCAAGACTGTTAACTTACCAGGCAGCATGGCTGGAATCAGAAGGACTTCCATACGGAAAAGAATCGGCCATGTCCAAACTTCTTGCCGGCGACACGGCCATGAAAGTAACAACAGACGCCGTTCAAATCTTTGGCGGCTACGGATATACAAAGGACTACCCGGTAGAACGCTACATGCGCGACGCCAAAATCACACAAATCTACGAAGGCACACAGGAAATCCAGAGACTCGTAATCTCTCGTATGGTAACGAAATAA
- a CDS encoding TetR/AcrR family transcriptional regulator, translated as MKKREVQASVKDERLVKKRRDQMIKGAVTLFIQKGFHRTTTREIAKASGFSIGTLYEYIRTKEDVLYLVCDSIYDQVAERLQKGLDTKQGTLESLKQGIADYFKVVDEMQDEVLVMYQEVKALTKDALPYVLKKEIEMVGMFEHVITLCVENGELDLPEEKIKMIAHNIFVQGQMWAFRRWSLQKMYSIDEYIQLQTNLLFQGIKDSGKVSEKA; from the coding sequence ATGAAAAAACGGGAAGTGCAGGCTTCTGTTAAAGATGAGCGTCTTGTCAAAAAAAGACGCGATCAGATGATTAAAGGTGCCGTCACCCTTTTTATCCAAAAAGGGTTCCATCGTACAACCACTAGAGAAATCGCAAAGGCATCTGGTTTTAGTATTGGAACGCTTTATGAATACATCCGGACAAAAGAAGACGTCCTGTACCTGGTTTGCGACAGCATATACGACCAGGTAGCCGAGCGGCTACAAAAAGGCCTTGATACAAAACAGGGCACACTTGAAAGCCTGAAACAGGGCATCGCCGATTACTTCAAAGTGGTCGACGAAATGCAGGATGAAGTGCTTGTCATGTACCAGGAAGTAAAGGCGCTGACAAAGGACGCCCTTCCATATGTGCTCAAAAAAGAAATTGAAATGGTCGGCATGTTCGAGCATGTCATTACCCTTTGCGTGGAGAACGGAGAACTGGACCTGCCGGAGGAGAAAATCAAAATGATCGCCCATAACATTTTTGTTCAGGGGCAAATGTGGGCGTTCCGCCGCTGGTCCCTGCAGAAAATGTACAGTATCGACGAGTATATCCAGCTGCAGACCAATCTTCTTTTCCAGGGAATAAAGGATTCAGGCAAGGTGTCGGAAAAAGCTTAA